One window of Enterobacter sp. RHBSTW-00175 genomic DNA carries:
- the surA gene encoding peptidylprolyl isomerase SurA: MKNWKTLLLGIAMVANTSFAAPQVVDKVAAVVNNGVVLESDVDGLMKSVKLNSGEAGQQLPDDATLRHQILERLIMDQIIVQMGQKMGVKITDEQLDQAIANIAKQNNMSMDQMRSRLAYDGINYPTYRNQIRKEMLISEVRNNEVRRRVTILPQEVDALAKQVGNQNDASTELNLSHILIPLPENPTSDQAAEAESQARSIVEQARNGGDFGKLAITYSADQQALKGGQMGWGRIQELPSIFAQALSTAKKGDIIGPIRSGVGFHILKVNDLRGQSQNLSVTEVHARHILLKPSPIMTDDQARAKLEQIAADIKSGKTSFANAAKEFSQDPGSANQGGDLGWAAADIYDPAFRDALMKLSKGQMSTPVHSSFGWHLIELLDTRNVDKTDAAQKDKAYRMLFNRKFSEEAATWMQEQRASAYVKILSN; the protein is encoded by the coding sequence ATGAAGAACTGGAAAACGCTGCTGCTCGGTATCGCTATGGTTGCGAATACCAGCTTCGCAGCCCCCCAGGTTGTCGATAAAGTCGCTGCTGTGGTTAACAACGGCGTCGTGCTTGAAAGTGACGTTGACGGTTTGATGAAATCTGTGAAGCTCAACTCGGGTGAAGCAGGTCAGCAGCTTCCTGATGACGCCACGCTGCGCCACCAGATCCTGGAACGTCTGATCATGGATCAGATTATCGTACAGATGGGTCAGAAAATGGGCGTGAAGATCACTGACGAGCAGCTCGATCAGGCGATTGCGAACATTGCTAAGCAGAACAATATGTCCATGGATCAGATGCGCAGTCGTCTGGCCTACGATGGTATTAACTACCCAACTTACCGTAACCAGATCCGCAAAGAGATGCTGATTTCGGAAGTGCGTAACAACGAAGTTCGCCGCCGCGTTACCATCCTGCCTCAGGAAGTGGATGCCCTGGCGAAGCAGGTTGGTAATCAGAACGATGCCAGCACCGAGCTGAACCTGAGCCACATCCTGATCCCACTGCCAGAAAACCCAACTTCCGATCAGGCAGCTGAAGCGGAAAGCCAGGCGCGTTCTATCGTTGAACAGGCACGTAACGGTGGGGACTTCGGTAAACTGGCGATCACTTATTCTGCCGACCAGCAGGCGCTGAAAGGCGGCCAGATGGGTTGGGGGCGTATTCAGGAACTGCCATCTATCTTTGCTCAGGCGCTGAGCACGGCGAAGAAAGGCGATATCATCGGTCCAATCCGTTCAGGTGTGGGTTTCCACATCCTGAAAGTTAACGATCTGCGTGGCCAGAGCCAGAACCTTTCCGTAACGGAAGTGCACGCGCGCCATATTCTCCTGAAACCGTCACCGATCATGACTGACGATCAGGCTCGCGCAAAACTGGAACAAATCGCAGCAGATATTAAGAGCGGTAAAACCTCGTTTGCTAACGCGGCGAAAGAGTTCTCCCAGGATCCTGGCTCTGCTAACCAGGGCGGCGATCTTGGCTGGGCGGCTGCAGATATCTACGATCCTGCGTTCCGCGATGCGCTGATGAAGCTCAGCAAAGGCCAGATGAGCACCCCTGTGCATTCATCCTTTGGCTGGCACCTGATCGAACTGCTGGATACCCGCAACGTGGATAAAACCGATGCGGCGCAGAAAGACAAAGCTTACCGTATGCTGTTTAACCGCAAATTCTCTGAAGAAGCGGCAACCTGGATGCAGGAACAACGCGCCAGCGCTTACGTGAAAATACTGAGCAACTAA
- the djlA gene encoding co-chaperone DjlA, with the protein MQYWGKIIGVAFAIMMGAGFWGIVLGLIIGHMFDKARSRKMAWFANQRERQSLFFSTTFEVMGHLTKSKGRVTEADIQIASVFMDRMSLHGESRLAAQNAFRVGKADNYPLREKMRQFRSICFGRFDLIRMFLEIQIQAAFADGSLHPNERDVLYVIAEELGISRVQFDQFLRMMQGGAQFGGGYQQQQSAGGGGWQQAQRGPTLEDACNVLGVKSTDDATTIKRAYRKLMSEHHPDKLVAKGLPPEMMEMAKQKAQEIQKAYELIKEQKGFK; encoded by the coding sequence ATGCAGTATTGGGGTAAAATAATCGGCGTTGCGTTCGCAATAATGATGGGCGCAGGGTTCTGGGGTATCGTTCTCGGCCTCATTATTGGCCATATGTTTGATAAGGCGCGCAGCCGCAAAATGGCCTGGTTTGCTAACCAGCGCGAGCGCCAGTCACTCTTTTTCTCCACCACGTTTGAGGTTATGGGTCACTTAACCAAATCAAAAGGGCGTGTGACAGAAGCGGATATCCAGATAGCCAGCGTGTTTATGGACCGCATGAGTCTGCACGGTGAGTCTCGCCTGGCGGCGCAAAACGCGTTTCGCGTCGGTAAGGCGGACAACTATCCGCTACGCGAAAAAATGCGTCAGTTCCGCAGTATCTGCTTCGGGCGTTTTGATTTAATTCGGATGTTTCTGGAGATCCAGATCCAGGCGGCCTTCGCTGACGGCTCCCTGCATCCTAATGAGCGTGACGTGCTTTATGTCATTGCGGAAGAGTTGGGGATTTCCCGCGTTCAGTTCGACCAGTTCCTGCGCATGATGCAGGGTGGTGCGCAGTTTGGCGGGGGGTATCAGCAGCAACAGTCCGCGGGTGGTGGTGGCTGGCAACAGGCCCAGCGCGGCCCAACGCTTGAAGATGCCTGCAACGTGCTGGGCGTGAAATCTACGGACGACGCGACGACCATTAAACGCGCGTATCGCAAGCTGATGAGTGAGCACCACCCGGATAAACTGGTCGCCAAAGGCCTGCCGCCAGAGATGATGGAGATGGCAAAGCAAAAAGCTCAGGAAATCCAGAAGGCGTACGAGCTCATTAAAGAGCAGAAAGGATTTAAATAA
- the rluA gene encoding bifunctional tRNA pseudouridine(32) synthase/23S rRNA pseudouridine(746) synthase RluA has translation MVMEPYNPPTEPWLVILYQDEHIMVVNKPSGLLSVPGRLDEHKDSVMTRIQRDYPQAESVHRLDMATSGVIVVALNKEAERELKRQFREREPKKQYVARVWGHPAQEEGLVDLPLICDWPNRPKQKVCYETGKAAQTEYEVLEYAPDNTARVLLKPITGRSHQLRVHMLAMGHPILGDRFYAPPEALAMAPRLQLHAQTLTITHPVFGNAMTFKAPVDF, from the coding sequence ATGGTAATGGAGCCCTACAATCCACCAACGGAGCCCTGGCTGGTCATTCTGTATCAGGATGAACACATCATGGTGGTCAACAAGCCAAGCGGCTTGTTGTCCGTGCCGGGCCGTCTTGATGAGCACAAAGACAGCGTAATGACGCGTATCCAGCGTGATTATCCGCAGGCTGAGTCCGTACATCGTCTGGACATGGCAACCAGTGGCGTGATTGTGGTGGCGCTTAACAAGGAAGCGGAGCGCGAGTTAAAACGACAGTTCCGCGAGCGCGAGCCGAAAAAGCAGTACGTGGCGCGCGTCTGGGGTCACCCGGCGCAGGAAGAAGGACTGGTTGATTTACCGCTGATTTGCGACTGGCCGAACCGGCCAAAACAGAAAGTGTGTTATGAAACCGGCAAAGCCGCGCAAACCGAGTACGAAGTGCTGGAGTACGCGCCGGATAATACCGCGCGCGTCTTGTTAAAGCCGATTACCGGGCGCTCTCACCAGCTGCGCGTGCATATGCTCGCCATGGGACATCCGATTCTGGGTGACCGATTCTACGCGCCGCCAGAAGCGCTGGCGATGGCTCCACGTCTGCAACTCCATGCCCAGACGTTGACCATTACCCATCCGGTTTTCGGCAATGCCATGACGTTTAAAGCTCCGGTAGACTTCTAA
- the pdxA gene encoding 4-hydroxythreonine-4-phosphate dehydrogenase PdxA — translation MKQHRVVITPGEPAGIGPDLVVQLAQRSWPVELVVCADATLLQDRATLLGLPLTLLPYVEGQQPAPQQAGTLTLLSVPLRTPVTPGQLSTENGHYVVETLARACDGCLKGEFAALITGPVHKGVINEAGIPFTGHTEFFEERSHSSKVVMMLATEEMRVALVTTHLPIKAIPDAITPELLREIIGILHHDLQTKFGIKQPHVLVCGLNPHAGEGGHMGTEEIDTIIPVLEEMRAKGMNLSGPLPADTLFQPKYLDNADAVLAMYHDQGLPVLKYQGFGRGVNITLGLPFIRTSVDHGTALDLAGQGKADVGSFITALNLAIKMIVNTQ, via the coding sequence ATGAAACAACATCGTGTTGTTATCACTCCCGGCGAACCCGCCGGGATTGGTCCCGACCTCGTCGTCCAGTTGGCTCAACGCAGTTGGCCGGTTGAACTGGTCGTCTGTGCTGATGCAACACTGTTACAAGACCGGGCAACATTGCTCGGTCTGCCTTTGACTCTGCTCCCCTACGTTGAAGGCCAACAGCCAGCACCGCAACAAGCCGGTACCTTAACCCTTCTTTCTGTTCCCCTTCGTACACCCGTTACCCCAGGCCAGCTCAGCACTGAAAACGGCCACTATGTTGTCGAGACGCTGGCACGTGCCTGTGATGGCTGCTTGAAGGGTGAATTTGCCGCATTAATCACCGGCCCCGTGCACAAGGGTGTTATCAACGAAGCAGGTATTCCTTTTACCGGGCATACCGAGTTCTTCGAAGAGCGCTCGCACAGCTCAAAAGTGGTTATGATGCTGGCAACCGAAGAGATGCGGGTTGCACTGGTGACAACGCATCTGCCCATCAAGGCTATCCCTGACGCCATTACCCCTGAACTCTTACGCGAGATCATCGGGATTTTGCATCATGACCTGCAAACGAAATTTGGGATCAAACAGCCACACGTCCTGGTTTGCGGGCTAAATCCACATGCCGGAGAAGGTGGGCATATGGGCACGGAAGAGATAGACACTATCATTCCTGTGCTCGAAGAAATGCGTGCAAAAGGGATGAATCTTAGCGGGCCGTTGCCTGCGGATACCCTTTTCCAGCCCAAATACCTGGATAATGCCGATGCCGTGCTCGCGATGTACCACGATCAGGGCTTGCCCGTGCTAAAATACCAGGGCTTTGGCCGTGGCGTGAATATCACCCTCGGTTTACCCTTTATTCGAACGTCCGTTGACCACGGTACTGCGCTGGATCTGGCAGGCCAGGGAAAAGCGGATGTCGGCAGTTTTATTACGGCGCTTAATCTCGCCATCAAAATGATTGTTAATACTCAATGA
- the lptD gene encoding LPS assembly protein LptD translates to MKKRIPTLLATMIGTALYSHQGLAADLASQCMLGVPSYNRPLVKGDTNSLPVTITADSSKGTYPDNATFTGNVDINQGNSRLQADEVQLHQKQPEGAAEPVRTVDALGNVHYDDNQVILKGPKAWSNLNTKDTNVWEGDYQMVGRQGRGDADLMKQRGENRYTILENGSFTSCLPGSNTWSVVGSEVIHDREEQVAEIWNARFKLGPVPVFYSPYLQLPVGDKRRSGFLIPNAKYSTTNYFEFYLPYYWNIAPNMDATITPHYIHKRGNIQWQNEFRYLTQAGTGLMEFDYLPSDNVYKDDSVKNPSGDDRHRWLFYWRHAGVMDQVWRFNVDYTKVSDSYYFNDFDSKYGSSTDGYATQKFSAGYAIENFNATVSTKQFQVFSNQTNSTYGAEPQLDVNWYQNDVGPFDTHVYAQAVHFVNTSSEMPEATRVHIEPTVSLPWSNDWASLNTEAKLMATHYQQKNIDDYNTSNDAHLEESVNRTLPQFKMDGKLIFERDMNLTEGYTQTLEPRMQYLYVPYRDQSNINNYDSSLLQSDYSGLFRDRTYGGLDRIASANQLTTGVTTRVYDDAAVERFNVSVGQIYYFTESRTGDAQNIQWENNDKTGSVVWAGDTYWRMTDRWGLRGGVQYDTRLDNIANSTATIEYRRDEDRLIQLNYRYASPEYIQATLPKNSSDTTWTKPQYKDGISQVGAVASWPIADRWSIVGAYYFDTNANKAADQMLGLQYNSCCYALRVGYERKLNGWDTKNNQSEYDNVFGFNIELRGLSSNYGLGTQQMLRSNILPYRTSL, encoded by the coding sequence ATGAAAAAACGTATCCCCACCCTCCTGGCCACAATGATTGGCACCGCCCTGTATAGCCACCAGGGGCTGGCCGCCGATCTCGCCTCGCAGTGTATGCTTGGCGTCCCAAGTTATAATCGCCCACTGGTGAAGGGCGATACGAATAGCTTGCCGGTAACCATTACTGCCGACAGCTCAAAAGGTACTTACCCCGACAATGCCACGTTTACAGGCAATGTGGATATTAACCAGGGTAACAGCCGTTTGCAGGCAGATGAAGTGCAATTGCATCAGAAGCAGCCAGAAGGTGCGGCAGAGCCCGTACGTACGGTGGATGCACTGGGTAATGTGCACTACGACGACAATCAGGTCATCCTGAAAGGTCCGAAAGCCTGGTCAAACCTGAATACCAAAGATACTAACGTCTGGGAAGGTGACTACCAGATGGTAGGACGTCAGGGGCGTGGTGACGCAGACCTGATGAAACAGCGCGGCGAAAACCGCTACACCATTCTGGAAAACGGGTCCTTTACCTCGTGTCTGCCAGGTTCAAACACCTGGAGCGTTGTGGGCAGTGAAGTTATCCACGACCGCGAAGAGCAGGTTGCAGAGATCTGGAACGCACGTTTCAAACTCGGCCCGGTTCCTGTTTTCTATAGCCCATATCTGCAATTACCGGTTGGCGACAAACGCCGTTCAGGCTTCCTGATCCCGAATGCCAAATACAGCACCACGAACTACTTTGAGTTCTACCTGCCGTATTACTGGAACATTGCGCCAAACATGGACGCCACGATCACTCCGCACTATATCCACAAGCGCGGTAACATTCAGTGGCAGAACGAATTCCGTTATCTGACCCAGGCAGGCACAGGCCTGATGGAGTTTGATTACCTGCCGTCGGATAATGTCTACAAAGACGACAGCGTCAAGAACCCGTCGGGTGACGATCGCCACCGCTGGTTGTTCTACTGGCGTCATGCCGGGGTGATGGATCAGGTCTGGCGTTTCAACGTTGATTATACCAAGGTCAGCGACTCTTATTATTTCAACGACTTCGATTCCAAGTACGGTTCAAGTACCGATGGCTACGCAACGCAGAAATTCAGTGCGGGTTATGCCATTGAGAACTTCAACGCCACCGTATCGACTAAACAGTTCCAGGTATTCTCGAACCAGACAAACAGCACCTACGGCGCAGAGCCGCAGCTTGATGTTAACTGGTACCAGAACGACGTCGGGCCTTTCGATACCCACGTTTACGCTCAGGCTGTGCATTTCGTGAATACCAGTTCTGAAATGCCGGAAGCCACGCGTGTTCACATCGAGCCGACGGTAAGCCTGCCGTGGTCTAACGACTGGGCGAGCCTGAACACCGAAGCCAAGCTGATGGCGACCCACTATCAGCAGAAAAATATTGATGATTACAACACGAGCAATGACGCTCATCTTGAAGAGTCAGTAAACCGTACGCTGCCGCAATTCAAGATGGACGGTAAACTCATCTTCGAACGCGATATGAACCTGACGGAGGGTTACACCCAGACCCTCGAGCCGCGTATGCAGTATCTGTACGTGCCATATCGTGACCAAAGTAACATCAACAACTATGACTCCTCGCTGCTGCAATCTGACTACAGCGGCCTGTTCCGTGACCGTACCTATGGTGGTCTTGACCGTATCGCTTCGGCTAACCAGCTCACCACGGGTGTGACAACGCGTGTATATGATGACGCAGCAGTTGAACGTTTTAACGTTTCTGTTGGTCAAATCTACTATTTCACCGAGTCACGTACAGGAGATGCGCAAAACATTCAGTGGGAGAATAATGACAAAACTGGTTCTGTCGTCTGGGCTGGTGATACTTACTGGCGTATGACTGACCGCTGGGGCCTGCGCGGTGGTGTGCAGTATGATACCCGTCTGGATAATATCGCCAACAGTACTGCCACTATCGAGTACCGTCGTGATGAAGACCGACTGATTCAGCTGAACTATCGTTATGCCAGTCCTGAGTACATTCAGGCGACACTGCCGAAAAACAGCAGTGATACGACCTGGACTAAACCTCAGTATAAAGACGGTATTTCGCAGGTGGGTGCAGTCGCAAGCTGGCCTATCGCCGACCGCTGGTCTATTGTCGGGGCGTACTACTTCGATACCAATGCGAATAAAGCAGCAGACCAGATGTTAGGGCTGCAATACAACTCCTGCTGTTACGCACTGCGTGTCGGTTACGAACGCAAACTTAACGGTTGGGATACCAAAAATAATCAAAGCGAATACGATAACGTGTTTGGCTTCAATATCGAGTTGCGTGGCCTGAGCTCTAACTATGGCCTCGGCACACAGCAGATGCTGCGCTCGAACATTCTGCCGTACCGTACTTCTTTGTAA
- the rapA gene encoding RNA polymerase-associated protein RapA — protein MPFTLGQRWISDTESELGLGTVVAIDPRMVTLLFPATGENRLYARNDSPVTRVMFNPGDTVTSHDGWQLKVEDVKEENGLLAYIGTRLDTDEANVILREVLLDSKLVFSKPQDRLFAGQIDRMDRFSLRYRARKFQSEQYRMPWSGLRGQRTSLIPHQLNIAHDVGRRHAPRVLLADEVGLGKTIEAGMILHQQLLSGAAERVLIVVPETLQHQWLVEMLRRFNLRFSLFDDERYAEAQHDADNPFETEQLVICSLDFVRRSKQRLEHLCDAEWDLMVVDEAHHLVWSEDAPSREYMAIEQLAERVPGVLLLTATPEQLGLESHFARLRLLDPNRFHDFEQFVEEQKNYRPVADAVALLLAGKHLSNDELNTLSDLIGEQDIEPLLQAANSDSDNAGSARQELIDMLMDRHGTSRVLFRNTRNGVKGFPKRELHTIKLPLPTQYQTAIKVSGIMGARKTAEERARDMLYPEQIYQEFEGDTGTWWNFDPRVEWLMGYLTAHRSQKVLVICAKAATALQLEQVLREREGIRAAVFHEGMSIVERDRAAAWFGEEDSGAQVLLCSEIGSEGRNFQFASSLVMFDLPFNPDLLEQRIGRLDRIGQAHDIQIHVPYLEKTAQSVLVQWFHEGLDAFEHTCPTGRTIYDQVHTDLIGYLAAPEVTEGFDDLIKSCREKHDALKAQLEQGRDRLLEIHSNGGEKAQALAESIEEQDDDTSLISFSMNLFDIVGINQDDRGENMIVLTPSDHMLVPDFPGLPEDGCTITFERDVALSREDAQFITWEHPLIRNGLDLILSGDTGSSTISLLKNKALPVGTLLVELIYVVEAQAPKQLQLTRFLPPTPVRLLLDKNGTNLAAQVEFESFNRQLSAVNRHTGSKLVNAVQQDVHSILQLGESQIEKAARTLIDAARSEADEKLSAELSRLEALKAVNPNIRDDELAAIESNRQQVMESLDQASWRLDALRLIVVTHQ, from the coding sequence ATGCCTTTTACACTTGGTCAACGCTGGATAAGCGATACAGAAAGCGAACTTGGATTGGGAACCGTGGTTGCAATAGATCCACGCATGGTCACCCTCCTCTTCCCTGCAACTGGTGAAAACCGCCTGTACGCTCGCAATGACTCCCCTGTTACCCGCGTGATGTTTAATCCGGGCGACACCGTTACCAGCCACGATGGCTGGCAGCTGAAGGTTGAAGACGTAAAAGAAGAGAATGGACTGCTCGCCTACATTGGCACCCGTCTGGACACTGACGAAGCCAATGTCATCCTGCGCGAAGTGCTGCTCGACAGCAAACTGGTCTTCAGTAAGCCACAAGACCGCCTGTTCGCCGGGCAAATCGACCGCATGGATCGCTTTTCACTGCGCTATCGCGCCCGTAAGTTCCAGAGTGAACAATACCGGATGCCGTGGAGCGGCCTGCGTGGCCAGCGCACCAGTCTTATCCCGCACCAGCTGAATATCGCCCATGACGTGGGTCGTCGTCATGCGCCGCGCGTACTGCTGGCAGATGAAGTCGGTCTGGGTAAAACCATTGAAGCCGGGATGATCCTGCATCAACAACTGCTCTCTGGCGCAGCCGAGCGCGTGCTGATCGTCGTTCCTGAAACGCTGCAACATCAGTGGCTGGTTGAGATGCTGCGCCGCTTTAACCTGCGTTTCTCGCTGTTCGACGACGAGCGCTATGCTGAAGCCCAGCATGATGCTGATAACCCGTTTGAAACTGAGCAACTGGTGATTTGCTCGCTGGACTTCGTGCGCCGCAGCAAGCAACGCCTTGAGCACCTGTGTGATGCCGAATGGGATCTGATGGTGGTCGATGAAGCGCACCACCTGGTCTGGAGCGAAGATGCACCAAGCCGTGAATATATGGCGATTGAACAGCTCGCCGAGCGCGTGCCTGGCGTGCTGCTGCTGACCGCAACGCCGGAACAGCTGGGCCTTGAAAGCCACTTTGCCCGTCTGCGTCTGCTCGATCCAAACCGTTTCCACGATTTCGAGCAGTTCGTTGAAGAACAGAAAAACTATCGCCCGGTCGCCGATGCCGTGGCGTTGCTGCTGGCTGGTAAACACCTTTCTAACGACGAGCTGAACACGCTGAGCGACCTGATTGGCGAGCAGGATATCGAACCACTGTTACAGGCCGCGAATAGCGACAGCGACAATGCCGGGTCGGCGCGTCAGGAATTGATCGACATGCTGATGGACCGCCACGGCACCAGCCGCGTGCTGTTCCGTAACACCCGTAACGGTGTGAAAGGGTTCCCGAAACGCGAACTGCATACCATCAAGCTGCCGCTGCCAACCCAGTACCAGACGGCTATCAAAGTGTCCGGGATTATGGGCGCGCGTAAAACTGCGGAAGAGCGCGCACGCGACATGCTCTACCCAGAACAGATCTACCAGGAATTTGAAGGCGATACCGGCACATGGTGGAACTTCGACCCGCGCGTTGAGTGGCTGATGGGGTATTTGACTGCGCACCGTTCGCAAAAGGTTCTGGTTATTTGCGCCAAAGCGGCAACCGCGCTCCAGCTGGAGCAAGTGCTGCGCGAGCGCGAAGGGATCCGGGCTGCGGTATTCCACGAAGGCATGTCCATCGTTGAGCGTGACCGTGCGGCAGCCTGGTTTGGCGAAGAGGATAGCGGCGCGCAGGTTCTGCTGTGTTCCGAAATCGGTTCTGAAGGCCGTAACTTCCAGTTCGCCAGCAGCCTGGTGATGTTCGATCTGCCGTTCAACCCGGATCTGCTGGAGCAGCGTATTGGCCGTCTGGATCGTATCGGCCAGGCGCACGATATTCAGATCCACGTCCCTTATCTGGAAAAAACCGCGCAGTCCGTACTGGTGCAGTGGTTCCACGAAGGTCTGGATGCCTTCGAGCATACCTGCCCGACGGGTCGTACCATTTACGATCAGGTTCATACCGATTTGATCGGTTATCTGGCCGCGCCAGAAGTAACGGAAGGTTTTGACGATCTGATCAAATCCTGCCGTGAAAAACATGACGCCCTGAAAGCCCAGCTGGAACAAGGCCGCGACCGTCTACTGGAGATCCACTCCAACGGCGGCGAGAAAGCACAGGCTCTCGCTGAGAGTATCGAAGAGCAGGATGACGACACCAGCCTGATCAGCTTCTCCATGAACCTGTTCGACATCGTTGGGATCAACCAGGACGATCGCGGTGAGAACATGATCGTCCTGACGCCGTCCGATCACATGCTGGTCCCTGATTTCCCGGGTCTGCCGGAAGATGGCTGCACCATCACCTTTGAGCGTGATGTTGCCCTGTCCCGCGAAGATGCGCAGTTCATTACCTGGGAACACCCGCTTATTCGCAACGGCCTGGATCTGATCCTTTCCGGCGATACCGGCAGCAGCACCATTTCCTTGTTGAAAAACAAGGCGCTGCCAGTGGGTACGCTGCTGGTAGAGCTTATCTACGTTGTTGAAGCGCAGGCGCCAAAACAGCTTCAGCTCACCCGCTTCCTGCCGCCAACGCCTGTGCGTCTGCTGCTGGACAAAAACGGCACCAACCTGGCCGCACAGGTCGAGTTCGAGAGCTTTAACCGCCAGTTGAGTGCAGTGAACCGCCATACCGGCAGCAAGCTGGTTAATGCGGTGCAGCAGGACGTGCACAGCATTCTGCAACTGGGTGAAAGCCAGATAGAGAAAGCGGCCAGAACGCTGATTGATGCTGCGCGCAGCGAAGCTGACGAAAAGCTGTCTGCTGAACTTTCCCGTCTGGAAGCACTGAAAGCGGTGAACCCAAACATCCGTGACGATGAACTTGCGGCGATTGAAAGCAACCGCCAGCAGGTCATGGAAAGCCTGGATCAGGCGAGCTGGCGTCTGGATGCCCTGCGTCTCATCGTTGTGACGCATCAGTAA